Proteins encoded within one genomic window of Aspergillus nidulans FGSC A4 chromosome VII:
- a CDS encoding protein depA (transcript_id=CADANIAT00008066) — protein sequence MEVAETREPTTVGAPNGTDETVVNGDQNLFYQDSLLDDGRSSSLSEIDDVLENMPSDYESPKPEKIATENDSEAETERIDDSPNNYRTRTNIVLSATSYGPSPSKLVHSTTYDDVEEDDVHPADESPSKPRSKNDRTVDSVEEVQEPDDSNLSDSAGKKRKRPESGDELISELDEDDFPPHKRRGSNLALTPEPVEEEVPKVNQEDTLADDIPESDLPSAPTKSKRTRKGKRKGRKTRDVDDDAESGAVEMGAEVDDTPADEDAADRPDDADDGEAAAKLEEESKRTSAMDSLAVLEREFATLRDKIYDERISKLNRELDMLKGPNPTHPELLRQLDCIKGYRDAKIKYEHTLFQYRLKSLLNKSQAERAQAHSTYFQRARDIREHHSSAISKQFYSIQHDRFKTDDVSPQHYIPFPTRRSQQIAHQTAYNQEVSVLAGVAKYVGFPAAPSLSSARPAELDEDLEKMGISFETKAPASHHQSTIPRATIPSMSSNVHPTSAEEAFLEQTPWANPQHPYHQHQNLSHRPQNRIMDNSRMSAFATPAGQMRVVDVNAPNGSASTIAENSSANNTPYGLEQDNSTAATKPYLDYDARLRSLSSSPTDVRKPHPAMYTSLDHRPPQGIPRNPGYSSPPSRLVFGSAPKQDTSPSISSKPVNSLHQPAAMLGSTSQNQMAAR from the exons ATGGAGGTAGCAGAAACCAGAGAGCCTACTACGGTTGGTGCGCCTAACGGCACCGACGAAACCGTCGTCAATGGCGATCAAAACCTGTTTTACCAGGATTCGTTACTCGATGACGGACGATCGAGCAGTCTTAGCGAAATTGATGATGTGCTAGAAAACATGCCGTCTGATTACGAgtcgccaaagccagagaaGATTGCTACAGAGAACGATTCAGAGGCAGAAACAGAGCGCATCGACGACTCTCCGAACAACTACCGCACCCGGACAAATATCGTGCTAAGCGCAACCAGTTATGGTCCCAGTCCCAGCAAATTAGTTCATTCGACCACTTACGACGAcgtggaggaggacgacgttCATCCGGCAGATGAGTCGCCAAGCAAACCTCGCTCGAAAAATGATCGTACCGTAGATAGCGTCGAGGAAGTTCAGGAACCTGATGACTCCAACTTGTCTGATAGCgctgggaagaaaagaaaacgcCCTGAGTCCGGAGATGAATTGATCTCCGAgctcgatgaagatgatttcCCGCCGCACAAGCGTCGTGGCTCCA ACTTGGCCCTTACTCCGGAGccggttgaggaagaagtacCCAAAGTTAATCAGGAGGATACCTTGGCCGATGATATTCCTGAATCTGACCTACCTTCAGCTCCGacgaaaagcaagagaaccaGAAAGGGTAAACGGAAAGGACGCAAAACTAGAgacgttgacgatgatgctgagAGCGGCGCCGTTGAAATGGGTGCGGAGGTTGATGATACACctgcggacgaggatgcgGCGGACCGTCCAgacgatgctgatgatggtgaGGCTGCCGCCAAACTAGAAGAAGAAT CCAAAAGAACATCGGCTATGGACTCTCTGGCGGTCTTGGAGCGAGAATTCGCAACTCTCCGTGACAA GATTTATGACGAAAGGATATCCAAGTTGAACCGTGAATTGGATATGCTCAAAGGTCCTAATCCGAcacatccagagcttctgcGACAACTTGATTGTATCAAAGGGTATCGCGACGCTAAGATCAAGTACGAACACACTTTGTTCCAGTATCGCCTTAAGTCCTTGCTCAACAAAAGCCAAGCCGAGCGTGCCCAGGCACATAGCACGTACTTTCAACGGGCCCGCGATATTCGTGAACATCACTCGAGTGCTATTAGCAAGCAATTCTACTCGATTCAGCATGATCGTTTCAAGACGGACGATGTGAGCCCTCAACATTACATTCCGTTCCCGACACGCCGTTCCCAACAGATCGCGCATCAAACTGCATACAATCAAGAGGTGTCCGTATTGGCGGGAGTTGCGAAATATGTTGGTTTTCCGGCCGCCCCATCGCTATCATCCGCGCGGCCAGCGGAGCTTGACGAGGACCTGGAAAAGATGGGC ATATCTTTTGAAACGAAAGCTCCTGCGTCTCATCATCAGTCAACAATACCCCGAGCCACCATACCAAGCATGTCATCAAATGTTCACCCCACATCCGCCGAGGAAGCCTTCCTTGAACAGACACCTTGGGCAAACCCACAACATccttatcatcaacatcagaATCTGTCTCATAGACCGCAGAATCGTATTATGGACAATTCCCGTATGTCTGCGTTCGCTACGCCAGCAGGTCAGATGCGCGTGGTGGACGTCAATGCTCCGAATGGATCTGCCTCGACAATTGCGGAGAATTCTTCTGCCAACAATACACCTTACGGCTTGGAGCAAGACAATTCAACGGCGGCTACCAAGCCGTATCTTGATTACGATGCGAGGCTCCGGTCTCTCAGTTCTTCACCCACAGATGTTCGAAAACCTCACCCAGCTATGTATACCTCCCTCGATCACCGACCACCTCAAGGTATCCCGCGAAATCCTGGATActcatcccctccttctcgactTGTCTTTGGATCCGCGCCGAAACAGGATACATCACCATCCATATCGTCCAAGCCCGTCAACTCCCTACATCAACCGGCAGCAATGCTAGGAAGCACGAGTCAAAATCAAATGGCTGCTCGATAG
- the nudI gene encoding protein nudI (transcript_id=CADANIAT00008067) — MSSAANQQRKAEILAKKAKLAELKRQRELRQKEFSQSRASTGDASEVVSPVPSRSDSRAELDDLISRLVDRPGSAAVSGADGLSRKGSRPNSVLSASQLSGDNTEALSPPTRPLSQSIAVQTVGTEPFVAIPELQPAPEAKPEVVTYNKGVQTDDLRQGEQDAASVDSDAGETPDFKSSSKKQRERDEEIRKKLREEIEEELRATQESAKNESGADASIRYPLRQLDDDELKAVTSSEDFLDFVERSAKVIERALDEEYDVLADYELGGMDAELEDDDEHGKKKRGIKEVCQFWDERWSKKRMISDICFSPKFPELVLASYTKNPSAPHEPDGLVQIWNQHLHSRPEYVFHSTSDILTAKFSPFHPNIIVGGSYSGQVLLWDTRSSRAGGGAPVQKTPLTGAGHTHPVYSISIVGTQNAHNIITASTDGVVCGWTVDMLSQPQEYLELSTPPPSKTEDLAPTTISFPQSDPTFFIVGTEEGGIYPCHRYDRAGAKAGTDHRLAYRGHAAPIMSTAFHPARGPVDLGDLMLSSSLDWSVKLWRIRPPAATAPAATSGITDTQVVTPILDINREDVVYDARWSPHRPGVFSLVDGAGNLEVWDLYTDTEVPAVRTTPSKGRAGVLSRSLNKVAWEEREGRRLATGGLDGVVTVFEVGRGLSGTPDDVPSEEWTGMKRLVGKLEQKDKDRMS, encoded by the exons ATGTCGTCGGCCGCCAATCAACAACGGAAGGCTGAGATACTCGCCAAAAAAGCTAAGTTGGCAGAGCTAAAACGCCAGAGGGAGTTACGTCAAAAGGAGTTCTCTCAGTCTCGGGCAAGTACAGGAGATGCTTCAGAG GTCGTGTCGCCAGTACCTAGCCGTTCCGACAGTAGAGCTGAGCTTGATGACCTGATTTCCCGTCTCGTTGACCGTCCTGGTTCGGCCGCGGTGAGCGGTGCAGATGGCCTttcaaggaaaggaagccGGCCGAATTCGGTGCTGAGTGCCAGCCAGCTCAGCGGGGACAACACAGAAGCACTAAGCCCGCCCACGCGACCACTTTCACAGTCCATTGCAGTGCAGACTGTTGGAACTGAGCCCTTCGTCGCCATCCCTGAACTCCAGCCGGCCCCTGAAGCCAAACCAGAAGTCGTCACCTACAACAAGGGGGTACAAACAGATGACCTGCGGCAGGGAGAGCAAGACGCAGCTTCTGTCGACTCCGATGCTGGAGAGACCCCAGATTTTAAATCCTCGAGCAAGAAACAGCGGGAGcgcgatgaggagattcgcAAAAAGCTCCgtgaggagattgaggaggaattACGAGCCACCCAGGAAAGTGCCAAGAACGAAAGCGGTGCGGACGCTTCTATACGATATCCACTGCGACaacttgatgatgatgagctgaaggCTGTCACGTCTTCCGAAGATTTCCTAGATTTCGTTGAGCGGTCCGCGAAAGTGATCGAGCGTGCCTTGGATGAGGAATATGATGTTCTGGCCGATTACGAGCTAGGAGGGATGGATGCGGAactggaggatgatgacgagcacggaaagaagaagcgtggTATCAAGGAGGTCTGCCAGTTCTGGGATGAGCGATGGAGCAAGAAGCGCATGATCAGTGATATCTGCTTTTCTCCCAAG TTCCCCGAACTAGTTCTCGCTTCATACACCAAGAATCCTTCAGCACCCCATGAACCAGACGGCCTTGTACAGATCTGGAATCAGCACTTGCACTCCCGGCCGGAGTATGTGTTCCACTCAACCTCGGACATCCTAACCGCAAAGTTCTCGCCTTTTCACCCTAATATAATTGTCGGCGGCTCATACTCAGGTCAAGTGCTTCTCTGGGACACCCGCTCGTCGcgtgctggcggcggcgcaCCCGTCCAGAAAACGCCTTTGACAGGCGCAGGACACACTCACCCAGTCTACAGCATCTCGATTGTCGGAACACAGAACGCACATAACATAATCACCGCCTCTACGGACGGCGTTGTCTGCGGCTGGACCGTTGACATGCTCTCCCAGCCCCAGGAGTACCTCGAACTCTCCACCCCTCCTCCGTCAAAGACAGAAGACCTCGCTCCCACAACCATCTCTTTCCCACAATCCGATCCAACCTTCTTTATAGTCGGCACGGAAGAAGGTGGCATCTACCCTTGCCACCGCTACGACCGCGCCGGAGCCAAAGCAGGCACCGACCATCGCCTTGCTTACCGCGGCCACGCCGCCCCCATCATGTCAACAGCCTTCCACCCAGCGCGCGGCCCCGTCGATCTTGGAGACCTTATGCTAAGCTCTAGCCTCGACTGGAGCGTCAAACTCTGGCGCATCCGTCCTCCAGCCGCTACCGCCCCGGCCGCCACGTCCGGCATCACGGACACCCAAGTCGTCACCCCCATCCTTGATATCAACCGCGAAGATGTCGTATATGACGCGCGTTGGTCTCCACACCGACCAGGCGTTTTCTCTCTCGTCGATGGTGCAGGAAACCTCGAGGTTTGGGATCTCTACACAGACACTGAAGTCCCCGCTGTGCGAACAACACCCTCTAAGGGCCGGGCGGGGGTCCTCTCTCGCAGCCTAAACAAGGTCGCCTGGGAGGAGCGCGAGGGCCGGCGCCTGGCAACTGGAGGGCTTGATGGCGTCGTCACCGTTTTTGAAGTAGGGCGGGGTCTCAGCGGTACACCAGACGATGTTCCCTCTGAAGAATGGACCGGCATGAAGCGCCTTGTTGGTAAACTAGAACAAAAGGATAAGGACCGAATGAGCTAA
- a CDS encoding ATP synthase subunit e (transcript_id=CADANIAT00008068) produces MAASQGVNVLRYSALVAGLVYGFYHQSSITAANRRAEAEREYARQERLIEQAKAEWKKKTQPQDSKSTGVITDPEDPKFDLEAFLKLKAGEA; encoded by the exons ATGGCTGCTTCACAAGGTGTCAAT GTTCTTCGTTACTCGGCTCTCGTAGCTGGTCTCGTTTATGGTTTCTACCATCAGTCCTCTATTACTGCTGCCAACAGACGTGCCGAGGCCGAACGCGAATATGCCCGCCAGGAGCGCCTGATCGAACAGGCCAAGGCcgaatggaagaagaagacgcaACCTCAGGACAGCAAGTCAACGGGTG TCATTACGGATCCCGAGGACCCGAAGTTCGACCTTGAGGCATtcctgaagctgaaggcCGGTGAGGCTTAA
- a CDS encoding CSN8/PSMD8/EIF3K family protein (transcript_id=CADANIAT00008069): protein MDLPPLSLDQLSAVITAGPTPTDLYTSLSAYEEQACLLSATDPSEKDLLLEFYTAFFFSHLLTDQICEARALTRRIPREISRLDAMQTCSLLLRAVWQSKHTEIYKILRELPWPGRSQPLVQRYESYFQEKTLVEMSNSYETIRIAAAATYLGLDPAAVEGDIIEKFTACGWKWDSEKQLLHPKPVVTAPPKDDSLQNELSRVMALISNQGS, encoded by the exons ATGGACCTCCCTCCGCTTTCTCTGGATCAGCTCTCCGCAGTTATCACAGCTGGTCCCACGCCCACTGATCTTTATACCTCATTATCGGCCTATGAAGAACAAGCGTGCCTCCTCTCGGCTACAGACCCCAGCGAAAAGGACCTACTGCTCGAATTTTACACTgcgttcttcttttcccACCTTCTCACGGATCAGAT TTGCGAAGCCCGTGCTTTAACACGGCGAATACCACGAGAAATATCACGACTGGATGCCATGCAAACCTGTTCGCTTCTCTTGCGAGCTGTTTGGCAAAGCAAGCACACTGAAATTTACAAAATTCTCCGAGAATTACCCTGGCCTGGGCGGTCGCAACCCTTAGTACAACGTTATGAGA GCTATTTCCAAGAAAAGACGCTGGTAGAAA TGAGCAATTCTTACGAGACGATACGGatcgctgccgccgcaacATATCTCGGGCTCGACCCAGCTGCCGTTGAGGGTGACATAATAGAGAAGTTCACAGCCTGTGGATGGAAGTGGGATAGTGAGAAACAGCTACTACATCCAAAACCCGTCGTCACCGCCCCTCCGAAAGACGATAGCTTGCAGAATGAACTGAGCCGTGTAATGGCTTTAATCAGCAATCAAGGCAGCTGA
- a CDS encoding dolichyl-diphosphooligosaccharide--protein glycosyltransferase subunit STT3 (transcript_id=CADANIAT00008070) produces MAESPVDVLLKGSSGRSARGLLRIIILVTIAAAAVSSRLFSVIRFESIIHEFDPWFNFRATKYLVQNGFYDFWDWFDDRTWHPLGRVTGGTLYPGLMVTSGVIYHILRFLTFPVDIRNICVLLAPGFSGLTAFAMYLLTNEMSSSPSAGLLAAAFMGIAPGYISRSVAGSYDNEAIAIFLLVFTFFLWIKAVKNGSIMWGALAALFYGYMVSAWGGYVFITNLIPLHVFVLLCMGRYSPRLYISYTTWYALGTLASMQIPFVGFLPIRNSDHMSALGVFGLLQLVAFAEFVRSYIPGKQFQRLLTASIILITGLAFAGLVVLSMSGIIAPWSGRFYSLWDTGYAKIHIPIIASVSEHQPTAWPSFFFDLNFLIWLFPAGVYMCFRDLRDEHVFVIIYAVLASYFAGVMVRLMLTLTPIVCVAAALVLSYILDTYLKTSPGPVTRGRSNDESSEGLRSARSPEVGITSYFSKAVTTSAAIVYLLLFVAHCTWVTSNAYSSPSVVLASRMPDGSQFIIDDYREAYYWLRQNTPANAKIMSWWDYGYQIGGMADRPTLVDNNTWNNTHIATVGKAMSSREEVSYPILRQHDVDYVLVVFGGLLGYSGDDINKFLWMVRIAEGIWPDEVKERDFFTARGEYRVDDQATPTMRNSLMYKMSYHNFNKLFPMGQATDRVRGAKLPAESPQLSTLEEAFTSENWIIRIYKVKDLDNLGRDHSNAVAFDRGNKRKKASKRKGPRVLRSE; encoded by the exons ATGGCCGAATCTCCCGTAGATGTCCTTCTTAAGGGCAGCTCCGGCAGAAGTGCGCGCGGCCTGCTACGTATCATCATTCTAGTGACcattgcagccgcagccgttTCCAGTCGACTGTTCAGTGTCATTC GTTTCGAAAGCATCATCCACGAAT TCGATCCTTGGTTCAATTTCCGCGCAACTAAGTATCTGGTTCAGAATGGTTTTTACGACTTTTGGGATTGGTTCGATGACC GCACATGGCATCCTCTTGGTCGGGTTACCGGAGGCACATTGTACCCTGGACTTATGGTGACCAGTGGTGTCATCTATCACATACTCCGATTCCTGACCTTTCCCGTCGACATTCGCAACATATGTGTCTTACTAGCACCCGGTTTCTCCGGCCTGACGGCGTTCGCAATGTACCTCTTAACCAATGAGatgtcctcctctccctctgcaGGTCTTCTTGCGGCCGCTTTCATGGGCATTGCCCCTGGATACATATCTCGTTCCGTGGCCGGAAGCTACGACAATGAAGCCATTGCCATATTCCTCCTCGttttcaccttcttcttatGGATTAAGGCGGTCAAGAACGGTTCCATTATGTGGGGAGCACTGGCTGCTCTGTTTTATGGCTACATGGTCTCCGCCTGGGGTGGGTATGTATTCATTACCAACTTGATCCCCCTGCATGTCTTTGTCCTGCTCTGCATGGGGAGATATAGCCCCAGGCTGTACATCAGTTACACGACATGGTATGCGCTAGGAACTCTTGCCAGCATGCAAATTCCTTTTGTTGGGTTCCTGCCAATCCGGAACAGTGACCACATGTCCGCCCTGG GTGTCTTTGGCTTGCTACAACTTGTGGCCTTCGCGGAGTTTGTGCGCAGTTACATTCCTGGCAAGCAGTTCCAGAGACTGCTGACTGCCTCCATCATCCTAATTACAGGCCTCGCCTTCGCGGGGCTTGTTGTCTTGAGCATGTCAGGGATTATCGCCCCTTGGAGCGGTCGTTTCTATTCACTGTGGGATACCGGCTATGCCAAAATCCACATTCCCATTATTGCTTCGGTCTCAGAGCATCAGCCCACCGCTTGGccatcattcttcttcgatCTCAACTTCCTAATCTGGCTCTTCCCTGCGGGTGTTTACATGTGCTTCCGTGATCTCAGAGACGAGCACGTGTTTGTCATCATCTACGCTGTCCTTGCGAGCTACTTTGCTGGCGTTATGGTACGATTGATGCTGACCTTGACTCCTATTGTGTGCGTTGCGGCTGCCCTGGTCTTATCATACATTCTCGACACTTATTTGAAGACTTCACCCGGCCCGGTTACACGGGGAAGGTCTAACGATGAATCCTCCGAAGGTCTCCGTTCTGCCAGGTCTCCTGAAGTCGGAATCACTTCTTActtctccaaagctgtcaCGACATCCGCCGCTATTGTATACCTTCTCCTGTTCGTTGCGCACTGCACCTGGGTGACATCGAACGCCTATTCATCTCCATCTGTCGTCCTGGCGAGCCGGATGCCGGACGGAAGCCAATTTATCATCGACGATTACCGAGAGGCTTACTACTGGCTTCGCCAGAACACCCCCGCAAACGCCAAGATCATGTCTTGGTGGGATTATGGTTACCAAATCGGCGGCATGGCAGATCGCCCAACGCTTGTCGACAACAACACGTGGAATAACACTCATATTGCTACTGTCGGAAAGGCCATGAGCTCACGCGAGGAAGTCAGTTACCCAATTCTCCGCCAACATGATGTTGACTATGTCTTGGTGGTTTTTGGTGGATTGTTAGGGTATTCTGGTGATGATATCAACAAATTCCTTTGGATGGTCCGTATAGCAGAAGGTATCTGGCCCGACGAGGTAAAGGAGCGAGATTTTTTCACCGCGAGGGGAGAGTACCGCGTGGACGACCAAGCCACCCCAACCATGCGCAACAGCTTAAT GTACAAAATGTCGTACCACAACTTTAACAAGCTCTTCCCTATGGGCCAGGCTACTGACCGTGTCCGCGGAGCCAAGCTTCCGGCCGAGAGCCCTCAGCTCTCTACTCTGGAAGAAGCCTTCACCAGTGAAAACTGGATTATCCGCATCTACAAGGTCAAGGATCTCGACAACCTGGGGCGGGACCACAGCAACGCCGTCGCCTTTGACCGCGGGAACaagcggaagaaggcgagTAAGCGAAAGGGACCTCGTGTTCTGAGGTCGGAATAA